A single window of Vigna unguiculata cultivar IT97K-499-35 chromosome 1, ASM411807v1, whole genome shotgun sequence DNA harbors:
- the LOC114174399 gene encoding polcalcin Che a 3, translating to MGGDDPQDVADRERIFKHFDSNGDNQISSQELGEALKALGSVTPDEVQRMMDEIDTDGDGFISHQEFTDFAIANRGLIRDVAKIF from the coding sequence ATGGGTGGTGATGATCCACAAGATGTAGCTGATAGGGAACGCATTTTCAAGCATTTTGATTCCAATGGTGATAACCAAATCTCTTCACAAGAGCTTGGTGAAGCCCTTAAAGCACTGGGATCTGTTACCCCAGATGAAGTGCAACGTATGATGGATGAAATTGACACAGATGGTGATGGCTTCATTTCTCATCAAGAGTTCACAGATTTTGCAATAGCCAACCGTGGTCTAATCAGGGATGTAGCCaagattttttaa